The following are encoded in a window of Maridesulfovibrio ferrireducens genomic DNA:
- a CDS encoding 23S rRNA (pseudouridine(1915)-N(3))-methyltransferase RlmH yields the protein MSKLRFIWVGKLKEPFFNEACAHYAKKLGRFHKLDETILKDAPGKLPPEDKVLREGKAIITKIRPSDMVICLDETGIEITSVDLSKRLLKWTEDPNLTPCFVIGGPFGLSDEVKNVARIKLSLSKMTLPHELARTMLLEQLYRASSILKGSPYHHV from the coding sequence ATGAGTAAATTAAGATTCATCTGGGTAGGCAAACTTAAGGAACCTTTTTTTAATGAGGCTTGCGCTCATTATGCAAAAAAATTGGGAAGATTTCATAAACTTGATGAAACTATTCTTAAAGATGCTCCGGGAAAACTTCCACCGGAAGACAAAGTGCTGCGCGAAGGTAAAGCCATCATAACGAAAATTCGCCCTTCGGACATGGTCATCTGCCTTGATGAAACCGGCATAGAAATAACCTCAGTTGATCTTTCAAAGCGTCTGCTAAAATGGACGGAAGACCCGAACCTTACGCCCTGCTTTGTAATCGGCGGACCTTTCGGGCTATCTGATGAAGTAAAAAACGTGGCTAGAATCAAACTTTCATTGAGCAAGATGACTCTGCCGCATGAGCTGGCCCGCACCATGCTGCTTGAACAGCT
- a CDS encoding metallophosphoesterase family protein has product MPENIMNWIALGDIHQSLNFVSLIPEIHDATGIIVTGDITNHSPLGAMEKFWETISDKNPNILAQAGNMDRNNVTEFLKNKNANLHLEFRELAEGIKIMGVGFSIPTPFGTPGEVSEKQLGQWLEETYKKIGDYNQLILAVHDSPYNTKLDMLSNGQHVGSHSVRAFIEKVQPDIVVSGHIHESKGEDVIGKSRIFNPGMASGGGYVLITLKDGKLEATLKGK; this is encoded by the coding sequence ATGCCTGAAAATATAATGAACTGGATTGCTTTAGGTGACATTCACCAAAGTCTTAACTTTGTATCATTAATTCCTGAAATTCATGATGCAACTGGAATCATTGTCACTGGAGATATTACGAACCACTCTCCCTTAGGTGCAATGGAAAAATTCTGGGAAACCATTTCCGATAAAAATCCTAATATACTCGCTCAAGCGGGAAATATGGATCGGAATAATGTTACAGAATTCCTCAAAAATAAAAATGCCAATCTTCATCTGGAATTCCGCGAACTGGCTGAGGGAATCAAAATCATGGGAGTGGGGTTTTCTATTCCGACTCCATTCGGCACTCCCGGCGAAGTAAGCGAAAAACAGCTCGGACAATGGCTTGAAGAAACATACAAAAAAATCGGTGACTACAATCAACTTATTCTCGCCGTGCATGACTCGCCCTACAATACCAAGCTGGACATGCTTTCAAACGGGCAGCATGTAGGCAGCCACTCTGTTCGAGCCTTCATTGAAAAAGTTCAACCTGATATTGTCGTAAGTGGGCATATTCACGAATCAAAAGGTGAAGATGTCATAGGAAAATCACGTATTTTTAATCCGGGCATGGCTTCCGGCGGCGGGTATGTGCTGATCACATTAAAAGACGGCAAGCTTGAAGCAACCTTGAAAGGGAAATAG